One Kitasatospora sp. NBC_01287 DNA window includes the following coding sequences:
- a CDS encoding sensor histidine kinase KdpD — MARGRLRIYLGAAPGVGKTYAMLCEAHRRLVRGTDVVIGFVEHHNRSNTADLLHGLEAVPRRVMEHRGAEFTELDLDALLARRPQVALVDELAHTNVPGCRNAKRWQDVEELLAAGIDVISTVNIQHLESLGDVVEGITGVRQRETVPDDVVRRADQLELVDMSPQALRRRLAHGNVYAPEKIDAALSNYFRPGNLTALRELALLWTADRVDEYLQTYRAEQGIDSTWQARERIVVGLTGGPEGATLIRRAARIAAKGSGSELLAVHISRSDGLANGGSPQALIEQRALVESLGGSFHTVLGDDPSHALLDFARGVNATQVVLGSSRRKAWQYIYGPGVGSTVARDSGDIDVHIVTHEHVANGRQGRLPLRKVTDLGRPRAIGGWLLGVAGPPLLALLLTHVRDTGLPTDMLLFFSVTISAALVGGLFPAIASALVSSTALNYYFTPPTHTLTISDPENILAVGIFAAVGIAVATVVDVAARRTHEAARSQTEAQTLSALAGTVLRAPTGEGLTALLEQVRETFGQNAVALLERADERAPWTCTAFAGTAPPTRPDDGDVDVPVGEHLALVLSGRVLPAADRRLLGAFAAQASVLLERRRLAKEAAAARRQAEGNRIRTALLAAVSHDLRTPLAGIKANVSSLRAEDVEWDEADEQELLAGIEAGADRLDHLINNLLDMSRLQTGTVTPLIQEVDLDEVVPIALGGVPLESVRLDIPEYLPMVPADAGLLERALANLIENAVKYSPPELKVLVKADALEPAAGRGRVELRVVDRGPGVPEEVKERIFAPFQRYGDAPRGAGVGLGLAVARGFVEAMGGTLTAEDTPGGGLTMVVSLPAVDRPPEPDPDADLAGEPPPTAESPLTTASQAPRKAELA; from the coding sequence ATGGCACGCGGAAGGCTGCGGATCTACCTCGGGGCGGCCCCCGGGGTGGGGAAGACGTACGCGATGCTCTGTGAGGCGCACCGCCGGCTGGTCCGCGGCACGGATGTGGTGATCGGCTTCGTCGAGCACCACAACCGATCGAACACCGCCGACCTGCTGCATGGCTTGGAGGCGGTGCCGCGCCGGGTGATGGAGCACCGGGGCGCCGAGTTCACCGAGCTGGACCTGGACGCGCTGCTCGCCCGCCGCCCGCAGGTCGCGCTGGTGGACGAGTTGGCCCACACCAACGTCCCCGGCTGCCGCAACGCCAAGCGCTGGCAGGACGTCGAAGAGCTGCTGGCCGCCGGCATCGACGTCATCTCCACGGTCAACATCCAGCACCTGGAGTCGCTTGGCGACGTGGTGGAGGGCATCACCGGTGTCCGTCAGCGCGAGACGGTGCCGGACGATGTGGTCCGCCGGGCCGACCAGCTGGAGCTGGTCGACATGTCGCCGCAGGCCCTGCGTCGCCGGCTCGCGCACGGCAACGTGTACGCGCCGGAGAAGATCGACGCCGCCCTCTCCAACTACTTCCGCCCCGGCAACCTGACCGCGCTGCGGGAGCTGGCGCTGCTCTGGACCGCGGACCGGGTGGACGAGTACCTGCAGACCTACCGGGCCGAGCAGGGCATAGACAGCACCTGGCAGGCCCGCGAGCGGATCGTGGTCGGCCTGACCGGGGGCCCCGAAGGCGCCACGCTGATCCGCCGAGCGGCCCGGATCGCCGCCAAGGGTTCGGGCAGCGAGCTGCTCGCGGTGCACATCTCCCGCTCCGACGGCCTGGCGAACGGCGGCTCCCCGCAGGCGCTGATCGAGCAGCGGGCACTGGTGGAGAGCCTGGGCGGCAGCTTCCACACGGTGCTCGGCGACGACCCGTCGCACGCCCTGCTGGACTTCGCGCGCGGCGTCAACGCGACCCAGGTGGTGCTCGGCTCCAGCCGCCGCAAGGCCTGGCAGTACATCTACGGCCCGGGCGTCGGCTCCACGGTGGCCCGCGACTCGGGCGACATCGACGTTCACATCGTCACCCATGAGCACGTCGCCAACGGACGGCAGGGGCGGCTGCCGCTGCGCAAGGTCACCGACCTCGGCCGCCCCCGGGCGATCGGCGGCTGGCTGCTCGGCGTGGCCGGGCCGCCGCTGCTCGCGCTGCTGCTGACCCATGTCCGCGACACCGGGCTGCCCACCGACATGCTGCTCTTCTTCTCGGTGACGATCAGCGCGGCACTGGTCGGCGGTCTCTTCCCGGCGATCGCCTCGGCTCTGGTCAGCTCGACCGCGCTGAACTACTACTTCACCCCGCCGACCCACACGCTGACCATCTCCGACCCGGAGAACATCCTGGCGGTGGGGATCTTCGCCGCGGTGGGCATCGCGGTGGCCACGGTGGTGGACGTTGCCGCCCGGCGCACCCATGAGGCGGCCCGCAGCCAGACCGAGGCGCAGACGCTGAGCGCGCTGGCCGGCACCGTGCTGCGCGCGCCCACGGGCGAGGGGCTGACCGCGCTGCTCGAACAGGTCAGGGAGACCTTCGGGCAGAACGCGGTGGCCCTGCTGGAGCGCGCCGACGAGCGCGCGCCGTGGACCTGCACCGCGTTCGCCGGCACCGCCCCGCCCACCCGCCCGGACGACGGCGACGTGGACGTCCCGGTGGGCGAGCACCTGGCGCTGGTGCTCTCCGGCCGGGTGTTGCCGGCCGCCGACCGCCGGCTGCTGGGTGCCTTCGCCGCCCAGGCCTCGGTGCTGCTGGAGCGGCGCCGGCTGGCCAAGGAGGCCGCCGCGGCGCGCCGCCAGGCCGAGGGCAACCGGATCCGCACCGCACTGCTGGCCGCGGTCTCGCACGACCTGCGCACCCCGCTGGCCGGGATCAAGGCGAACGTCTCCTCGCTGCGCGCGGAGGACGTGGAGTGGGACGAGGCCGACGAGCAGGAGCTGCTCGCGGGCATCGAGGCGGGCGCGGACCGGCTGGACCACCTGATCAACAACCTGCTGGACATGAGCCGCCTGCAGACCGGGACGGTGACCCCGCTGATCCAGGAGGTCGACCTGGACGAGGTGGTCCCCATCGCGCTCGGCGGGGTCCCGCTGGAGTCGGTGCGGCTGGACATCCCGGAGTACCTGCCGATGGTCCCGGCCGACGCCGGGCTGCTGGAGCGGGCGCTGGCCAACCTGATCGAGAACGCCGTCAAGTACAGCCCGCCGGAGCTCAAGGTGCTGGTCAAGGCGGACGCGCTGGAACCGGCGGCGGGACGCGGGCGGGTCGAGCTGCGGGTGGTGGACCGCGGGCCCGGCGTGCCGGAGGAGGTCAAGGAGAGGATCTTCGCCCCGTTCCAGCGCTACGGCGACGCCCCGCGCGGTGCCGGCGTCGGGCTGGGGCTCGCGGTGGCGCGCGGCTTCGTCGAGGCCATGGGTGGCACCCTCACGGCCGAGGACACCCCGGGTGGCGGCCTGACGATGGTGGTCTCGCTGCCCGCCGTCGACCGTCCGCCCGAACCGGACCCGGACGCGGACCTGGCCGGCGAGCCGCCGCCCACCGCCGAATCCCCCCTGACCACCGCTTCCCAGGCCCCCCGAAAGGCGGAGCTCGCATGA
- a CDS encoding response regulator — protein MTRVLVVDDEPQIVRALVINLKARKYEVDAAHDGAGALELAAARHPDVVVLDLGLPDMDGVEVIKGLRGWTRVPIIVLSARHASDEKVEALDAGADDYVTKPFGMDELLARMRAAIRRAEPVAGEDDSLVTTEAFTVDLAAKKVNRGGTDVRLTPTEWHLLEVLVRNAGRLVSQTQLLQEVWGPAYRTETNYLRVYLAQLRRKLEADPSHPRHFITEAGMGYRFEP, from the coding sequence ATGACCCGGGTCCTCGTCGTGGACGACGAACCGCAGATCGTCCGCGCCCTGGTGATCAACCTCAAGGCCCGCAAGTACGAGGTCGACGCCGCCCACGACGGCGCCGGCGCGCTGGAACTGGCCGCCGCCCGCCACCCGGACGTGGTGGTGCTCGACCTCGGCCTGCCGGACATGGACGGGGTCGAGGTGATCAAGGGCCTGCGCGGCTGGACCCGGGTCCCGATCATCGTGCTCTCGGCCCGGCACGCCTCGGACGAGAAGGTCGAGGCGCTGGACGCCGGCGCCGACGACTACGTGACCAAGCCTTTCGGCATGGACGAGCTGCTGGCCCGGATGCGCGCCGCGATCCGCCGGGCGGAGCCGGTGGCCGGCGAGGACGACTCGCTGGTGACCACTGAGGCCTTCACCGTCGACCTGGCGGCGAAGAAGGTCAACCGGGGCGGCACCGACGTCCGCCTCACGCCCACCGAGTGGCACCTGCTGGAGGTGCTGGTGCGCAACGCGGGCCGCCTGGTCAGCCAGACCCAGCTGCTGCAGGAGGTGTGGGGCCCGGCCTACCGCACCGAGACCAACTACCTGCGGGTCTACCTGGCCCAGCTGCGCCGCAAGCTGGAGGCGGACCCCTCGCACCCGCGCCACTTCATCACCGAGGCGGGCATGGGCTACCGCTTCGAACCGTAA
- a CDS encoding OB-fold nucleic acid binding domain-containing protein — MSGNSSDQPQGRLRRMFSRLTSSPEELQAEELRQDAVVSGCTPIAEAGDRDVVTVSGTLRTVTLRPRAGVPALEAELFDGSDALDVVWLGRRSIAGIEPGRRLTASGRISHARGRRVLFNPRYELRPVGQGSDHQ; from the coding sequence ATGAGTGGTAACAGCAGCGACCAGCCGCAGGGCCGCCTGCGCCGGATGTTCAGCCGGCTCACCTCCAGTCCGGAGGAGCTCCAGGCCGAGGAGCTGCGCCAGGACGCCGTGGTCTCGGGTTGCACGCCGATCGCGGAGGCGGGTGACCGCGACGTGGTCACCGTCTCGGGCACCCTGCGGACCGTGACGCTCCGCCCCCGGGCCGGTGTGCCGGCGCTGGAGGCCGAGCTCTTCGACGGCTCGGACGCGCTGGACGTGGTCTGGCTCGGCCGCCGCTCGATCGCGGGCATAGAGCCCGGCCGCCGGCTGACCGCCAGCGGCCGGATCAGCCACGCACGCGGACGGCGCGTGCTCTTCAACCCTCGCTACGAGCTGCGTCCAGTGGGACAGGGGAGCGATCACCAGTGA
- a CDS encoding DUF3159 domain-containing protein → MTNPPGGDHAAPHVLITESRQSDPAAVPAELPQETPEQAQARAAAAQEAAAKEAADSIIQAFGGVRGMIDMTLPGLVFIVTFNLTHQVSTAAWGALALSALFVVVRLLRRETIQHAFSGVFGVAIGAWISMHTGKAQDFYLPGLLWNVGYCLGLAVSALVRWPLIGLTLGPVTGEMFTWRTQNPGRLAAYTKATWAWVVIMGIKPLILFPLYFTGNVNLLGWLKVALGIPPMLLAMYVTWRILLTAPAPIKAEQPEEE, encoded by the coding sequence GTGACCAATCCGCCCGGCGGCGACCACGCCGCCCCGCACGTACTGATCACTGAGAGCCGGCAGTCCGATCCGGCAGCCGTGCCCGCGGAGCTGCCGCAGGAGACACCCGAGCAGGCGCAGGCCCGTGCGGCGGCCGCACAGGAGGCCGCGGCCAAGGAGGCGGCCGACTCGATCATCCAGGCCTTCGGCGGCGTCCGGGGCATGATCGACATGACCCTGCCGGGCCTGGTCTTCATCGTCACCTTCAACCTGACCCACCAGGTGTCGACGGCCGCCTGGGGCGCCCTCGCGCTGAGCGCGCTCTTCGTGGTGGTGCGGCTGCTGCGCCGGGAGACCATCCAGCACGCGTTCAGCGGGGTCTTCGGGGTGGCGATCGGCGCCTGGATCTCGATGCACACCGGCAAGGCGCAGGACTTCTACCTGCCGGGGCTGCTCTGGAACGTCGGCTACTGCCTGGGCCTGGCCGTCTCCGCGCTGGTGCGCTGGCCGCTGATCGGCCTCACCCTCGGTCCGGTCACCGGTGAGATGTTCACCTGGCGCACCCAGAACCCGGGCCGGCTGGCCGCCTACACCAAGGCCACCTGGGCCTGGGTGGTGATCATGGGCATCAAGCCGCTGATCCTCTTCCCGCTCTACTTCACCGGCAACGTCAACCTGCTGGGCTGGCTGAAGGTCGCGCTCGGCATCCCGCCGATGCTGCTGGCGATGTACGTGACCTGGCGGATCCTGCTCACCGCGCCGGCGCCGATCAAGGCGGAGCAGCCCGAGGAGGAGTAG
- a CDS encoding TrkA family potassium uptake protein, with amino-acid sequence MRVAIAGAGAVGRSIAAELLENGHEVLLVDKNPNSISVERVPMAEWLLADACEITSLDEAALQRCHVVIAATGDDKVNLVVSLLAKTEYGVPRVVARVNNPKNEWLFNESWGVDVAVSTPRLMSALVEEAVSVGDLVRLMRFSQGNANLVELTLAEDTALVGTRVGDVSWPTDTALVTIIREGRVLVPSRDDTLEGGDELLFVAAQEREEELEQLLS; translated from the coding sequence ATGCGGGTAGCGATTGCGGGAGCGGGTGCGGTCGGGCGGTCCATCGCCGCCGAGCTCCTGGAGAACGGCCACGAGGTGCTGCTCGTGGACAAGAACCCGAACTCCATCTCGGTGGAGCGGGTCCCGATGGCCGAGTGGCTGCTGGCCGACGCCTGCGAGATCACCTCGCTGGACGAGGCGGCGCTGCAGCGCTGCCACGTGGTGATCGCGGCGACCGGTGACGACAAGGTCAACCTGGTGGTCTCGCTGCTCGCGAAGACCGAGTACGGCGTGCCACGGGTGGTCGCCCGGGTGAACAACCCGAAGAACGAGTGGCTCTTCAACGAGTCCTGGGGCGTGGACGTCGCCGTCTCCACCCCGCGCCTGATGTCGGCGCTGGTCGAGGAGGCGGTGAGCGTCGGCGACCTGGTCCGGCTGATGCGCTTCAGCCAGGGCAACGCCAACCTGGTCGAGCTGACCCTGGCCGAGGACACCGCACTGGTCGGCACCCGGGTCGGCGATGTCAGCTGGCCCACCGACACGGCGCTGGTGACGATCATCCGCGAGGGCCGGGTACTGGTGCCGAGCCGGGACGACACCCTGGAGGGCGGCGACGAGCTGCTCTTCGTCGCCGCGCAGGAGCGCGAGGAGGAGCTGGAGCAGCTGCTCTCGTAG
- a CDS encoding TrkA family potassium uptake protein yields MHIVIMGCGRVGSALARALEKHGHSVAVVDQDPTAFRRLGAGFNGRRVTGVGFDQDTLREAGIEEAGAFAAVSSGDNSNIIAARVARENFGVEHVAARIYDPRRAEVYQRLGIPTVATVRWTADQMLRRLLPSGAEPLWQDPSGTVQLAEVAFAPSWVGHRVSELEEAVGARVAFITRLGEGVLPTPHMVVQEGDLVQVMLRRADQAAVEAAFAKGPEEGH; encoded by the coding sequence GTGCACATCGTCATCATGGGCTGCGGACGTGTCGGCTCCGCGCTGGCCAGAGCCCTGGAGAAGCACGGCCACTCGGTGGCCGTGGTCGACCAGGACCCCACCGCCTTCCGCCGGCTCGGCGCCGGCTTCAACGGCCGTCGGGTGACCGGGGTCGGTTTCGACCAGGACACCCTGCGCGAGGCCGGCATCGAGGAGGCGGGCGCCTTCGCGGCCGTCAGCAGCGGCGACAACTCGAACATCATCGCGGCCCGGGTGGCCCGGGAGAACTTCGGCGTCGAGCACGTCGCGGCCCGGATCTACGACCCCCGCCGCGCCGAGGTCTACCAGCGCCTGGGCATCCCGACCGTCGCCACCGTCCGCTGGACCGCCGACCAGATGCTGCGCCGGCTGCTGCCCAGCGGCGCCGAGCCGCTCTGGCAGGACCCGAGCGGCACCGTCCAGCTCGCCGAGGTGGCCTTCGCCCCGTCCTGGGTCGGCCACCGGGTCAGCGAACTGGAGGAGGCGGTCGGCGCTCGGGTGGCGTTCATCACCCGGCTCGGCGAAGGCGTGCTGCCCACCCCGCACATGGTGGTGCAGGAAGGCGATCTGGTGCAGGTGATGCTGCGCCGGGCGGATCAGGCGGCGGTCGAGGCCGCGTTCGCCAAGGGCCCGGAGGAGGGTCACTGA
- a CDS encoding class I SAM-dependent RNA methyltransferase, translating to MVGERYEVEVGQVAHGGGHCVARHEGRVIFVRHALPGERVVVQVTEGTTKSRFLRADAVEILTPAKDRIEAPCPFSGPGRCGGCDWQHVSPGGQRKLKVQVLTDQLAQLAGLTPAEAGWDGSVEPVGGKLPAGEVPAWRTRVQYTVDQESGQVGLRKHRSHEVQLIDRCLIAAEGVTELNIEAEDWTGLASVEAIAASGSSDRQLIMRPMPGEQLPLVELAKPVSLSRIDEQELFHRVHGRTFVRERAAGRTWRVSNGGFWQIHPEAPDTLVRAVLDGLDPQWGENALDLYCGVGLFAGALADRVGEDGAVLGIESAKQSVLDARHNLAELENVRIECDKVETLLPRTGITATDLIVLDPPRAGAGRETVRHLAGLAARRIAYVACDPAALARDLAFFREGGYRPVSLRAFDLFPMTHHFECVAILEPIGEE from the coding sequence CTGGTCGGCGAGCGCTACGAGGTCGAGGTCGGCCAGGTGGCGCACGGCGGCGGCCACTGCGTGGCCCGGCACGAGGGCCGGGTGATCTTCGTGCGGCACGCGCTGCCCGGCGAGCGGGTGGTCGTCCAGGTCACCGAGGGCACCACCAAGTCGCGCTTCCTGCGGGCCGACGCCGTGGAGATCCTGACCCCGGCCAAGGACCGGATCGAGGCGCCCTGCCCGTTCTCCGGCCCGGGTCGCTGCGGCGGCTGCGACTGGCAGCACGTCAGCCCCGGCGGCCAGCGCAAGCTCAAGGTGCAGGTGCTGACCGATCAGCTGGCCCAGCTGGCCGGCCTCACCCCGGCCGAGGCGGGCTGGGACGGCAGCGTCGAACCGGTCGGCGGCAAGCTGCCCGCCGGTGAGGTGCCCGCCTGGCGCACCCGCGTCCAGTACACGGTGGACCAGGAGAGCGGCCAGGTCGGGCTGCGCAAGCACCGCTCGCACGAGGTCCAGCTGATCGACCGCTGCCTGATCGCCGCCGAGGGCGTGACCGAGCTGAACATCGAGGCCGAGGACTGGACCGGCCTCGCCTCGGTCGAGGCGATCGCCGCGAGCGGTTCCTCGGACCGTCAGCTGATCATGCGTCCGATGCCGGGCGAGCAGCTGCCGCTGGTCGAACTGGCCAAGCCGGTCTCGCTCTCCCGGATCGACGAGCAGGAGCTCTTCCACCGGGTGCACGGGCGCACCTTCGTGCGCGAGCGGGCGGCCGGGCGGACCTGGCGGGTCAGCAACGGCGGCTTCTGGCAGATCCACCCCGAGGCCCCGGACACCCTGGTGCGCGCGGTGCTCGACGGGCTCGACCCGCAGTGGGGCGAGAACGCGCTGGACCTGTACTGCGGGGTCGGCCTGTTCGCCGGCGCGCTGGCCGACCGGGTCGGCGAGGACGGCGCGGTGCTGGGCATCGAGTCGGCCAAGCAGTCGGTGCTCGACGCCCGGCACAACCTGGCCGAGCTGGAGAACGTGCGGATCGAGTGCGACAAGGTGGAGACCCTGCTGCCGCGCACCGGGATCACCGCCACCGACCTCATCGTGCTCGACCCGCCGCGCGCGGGGGCCGGCCGGGAGACCGTCCGCCACCTGGCGGGGCTGGCAGCCCGCCGGATCGCGTACGTGGCCTGTGACCCGGCCGCCCTCGCCCGGGACCTGGCCTTCTTCCGTGAGGGCGGCTACCGCCCGGTCTCGCTGCGGGCCTTCGACCTGTTCCCGATGACCCACCACTTCGAGTGCGTGGCGATCCTGGAGCCGATCGGCGAGGAGTAG
- a CDS encoding HdeD family acid-resistance protein, which yields MTFPSTESLPGPFRQLARSAWQALLLAGLAAALLGVLVLVWPHATLTVIGVLFGLFLLLSGLVQLVAAFGTHVSTALRVMAFISGALSILLGLFCFRGTLESLVLLGLWIGIGWLFRGITQVVAAASDPGTPARGWLIFLGLVNAAAGIVLISWPIKSVTVLTVVAGCWLLVVGLVEVAAALRLRHAAKQLDGPDRHGRLDPRQA from the coding sequence ATGACCTTTCCTTCCACTGAATCCCTGCCAGGCCCGTTCCGGCAGCTGGCCCGCTCCGCCTGGCAGGCCCTGCTGCTCGCGGGGCTGGCGGCCGCGCTGCTCGGGGTGCTGGTCCTCGTCTGGCCGCATGCCACGCTGACCGTCATCGGGGTGCTCTTCGGGCTGTTCCTACTGCTCAGCGGGCTGGTCCAGCTGGTCGCGGCGTTCGGTACGCATGTCAGCACCGCGCTGCGGGTGATGGCGTTCATCAGCGGGGCGCTGTCGATCCTGCTCGGGCTCTTCTGCTTCCGCGGCACGCTGGAGTCGCTGGTGCTGCTGGGCCTGTGGATCGGCATCGGCTGGCTCTTCCGCGGCATCACCCAGGTGGTCGCCGCCGCCTCCGATCCCGGCACCCCGGCGCGCGGCTGGCTGATCTTCCTCGGACTGGTCAACGCGGCGGCCGGGATCGTGCTGATCAGCTGGCCGATCAAGTCGGTCACGGTGCTCACCGTGGTCGCCGGCTGCTGGCTGCTGGTGGTCGGCCTGGTCGAGGTGGCGGCGGCGCTGCGGCTGCGGCACGCGGCGAAGCAGCTGGACGGGCCGGACCGCCACGGCCGCCTCGACCCCCGGCAGGCCTGA
- a CDS encoding toxin-antitoxin system HicB family antitoxin yields the protein MGKKQLNVRVDATTAEMARERAEQQGISMNQYIERLVQQDMGEAGLRFVDAAAQFMKEYESEFLAEFGESESTAERQGVRR from the coding sequence ATGGGTAAGAAGCAGCTCAACGTGCGGGTGGACGCCACCACCGCCGAGATGGCCCGCGAGCGGGCGGAGCAGCAGGGGATCAGCATGAACCAGTACATCGAGCGGCTCGTCCAGCAGGACATGGGCGAGGCCGGGCTGCGCTTCGTCGACGCGGCGGCGCAGTTCATGAAGGAGTACGAGAGCGAGTTCCTCGCCGAGTTCGGTGAGTCCGAGTCCACCGCCGAGCGCCAGGGCGTACGCCGTTGA
- a CDS encoding fic family toxin-antitoxin system, toxin component, with translation MKLEVDLSWLLMIAEQYTPGDPQVTDYGSLLAAVTRHQAQIFDIAVYPEPQDRAAALMHQLIRVPALERTNELFATAAAYAYLVASGCHVATTAREVRSVARAIREGRLGVDGVAERLNGWVVDEAEGEGVAGEDGEDDSD, from the coding sequence TTGAAGCTTGAGGTCGACCTCTCCTGGCTGCTCATGATCGCCGAGCAGTACACCCCCGGTGACCCGCAGGTGACCGACTACGGCTCGCTGCTCGCGGCCGTCACGCGCCACCAAGCCCAGATCTTCGACATCGCCGTCTACCCCGAGCCGCAGGACCGGGCCGCCGCCCTGATGCACCAGCTGATCCGGGTGCCGGCCCTGGAGCGCACCAACGAGCTCTTCGCCACCGCCGCCGCCTACGCCTATCTGGTGGCCAGCGGCTGCCACGTCGCCACCACCGCCCGCGAGGTCCGCAGCGTGGCCCGCGCGATCCGCGAGGGCCGGCTCGGGGTGGACGGTGTGGCCGAGCGGCTCAACGGCTGGGTGGTGGACGAGGCCGAGGGCGAAGGGGTCGCGGGCGAGGACGGGGAGGACGACTCGGACTAG
- a CDS encoding putative RNA methyltransferase, with protein MLRDIERYLTCPHCALGLALDATGRALRCPEGHTFDLAKQGYVSLLPGDAHTGTGDTPEMVAARADFLTAGHYRPIAAALAEAAGSVWPAGTADGLVVDLGAGTGHYLAHVLDALPGAVGAALDISKFALRRAAKAHPRAGAVVCDAWRPLPLADGCADLLLNVFAPRGGAEIHRVLRPGGSLLLVSPTARHLRELVGVLGLLSVDEEKDRRIDEKLSPWLTPVAAREVEFELRLSHRDAAAVVGMGPSAWHTDPARIAAALGSLSEPVAVTGSVRVAVYRRLADGG; from the coding sequence GTGCTCCGGGACATCGAGCGGTACCTGACCTGCCCCCACTGCGCGCTCGGCCTCGCGCTCGACGCGACCGGGCGCGCCCTGCGCTGCCCCGAGGGCCACACCTTCGACCTGGCCAAGCAGGGCTACGTCAGCCTGCTGCCCGGCGACGCGCACACCGGTACCGGTGACACGCCCGAGATGGTGGCGGCCAGGGCCGACTTCCTCACCGCCGGGCACTACCGGCCGATCGCCGCGGCGCTGGCCGAGGCAGCCGGTTCGGTGTGGCCGGCGGGCACCGCGGACGGGCTGGTCGTGGACCTCGGCGCCGGTACCGGCCACTACCTCGCGCACGTCCTGGACGCGCTGCCCGGTGCGGTGGGCGCGGCCCTGGACATCTCCAAGTTCGCGCTGCGCCGCGCCGCCAAGGCGCACCCCAGGGCCGGTGCGGTGGTCTGCGACGCCTGGCGGCCGCTGCCGCTGGCCGACGGCTGCGCCGATCTGCTGCTCAACGTCTTCGCACCGCGCGGCGGCGCCGAGATCCACCGGGTGCTGCGTCCCGGCGGCAGCCTGCTGCTGGTCTCGCCCACCGCCCGCCACCTGCGCGAGCTGGTCGGTGTGCTCGGCCTGCTCTCGGTCGACGAGGAGAAGGACCGGCGGATCGACGAGAAGCTCAGCCCCTGGCTCACCCCCGTCGCGGCGCGCGAGGTGGAGTTCGAGCTGCGGCTCTCGCACCGGGACGCGGCGGCGGTGGTGGGGATGGGACCGAGCGCCTGGCACACCGACCCGGCGCGGATCGCCGCCGCGCTCGGCTCGCTGTCCGAGCCGGTGGCGGTCACCGGCTCGGTGCGGGTCGCGGTGTACCGGCGGCTGGCGGACGGCGGCTGA